A portion of the Edaphobacter lichenicola genome contains these proteins:
- a CDS encoding VOC family protein, with product MRRASSFLHLLSILCLFLSICSSAHAQQRPAITGIAFVRMYTADPSASANFYGKTLGYAHAESNGITRYSVNDLQWLEVEPLPSPAPASRQAAVAFTTRDAAALERYLKAHNVAVVQPLAHGAFAVHDPEGNLVYFVQEGTKVPGLPIPSPNAPSHRIIHTGFLVRDAAVEDRFYKDLLGFHPNWHGGMHEGETDWISVQVPDGSDWLEYMLEAGPNPSAKVLGVVNHFSLGTAQMSNVVQALARNHCEGPNCTKTQMGRDGKIQLNLFDPDLTRVEYMEFVPTGTPCCSPIVGKAPTEVEDR from the coding sequence ATGCGCAGAGCTAGCTCTTTTCTCCATCTCCTATCGATACTTTGCCTCTTCCTTTCGATCTGCAGCTCTGCTCACGCGCAGCAGCGGCCAGCCATCACCGGTATCGCCTTCGTCCGCATGTACACCGCTGATCCCTCGGCGTCCGCCAACTTCTACGGCAAAACTCTCGGCTACGCCCACGCCGAGAGCAACGGCATCACACGCTATTCGGTCAACGATCTACAGTGGCTTGAAGTGGAGCCACTCCCCTCACCTGCGCCTGCTAGTCGCCAAGCCGCAGTCGCCTTCACCACCCGCGATGCCGCAGCACTTGAGCGCTACCTCAAAGCCCACAACGTTGCTGTCGTGCAGCCATTGGCCCATGGTGCCTTCGCAGTCCATGATCCCGAAGGCAACCTCGTCTACTTCGTTCAGGAGGGAACTAAAGTTCCCGGCCTCCCCATTCCTTCGCCGAATGCTCCCTCCCATCGCATCATCCACACGGGCTTCCTTGTCCGGGATGCTGCTGTCGAAGACCGCTTCTATAAAGATCTCTTAGGATTTCACCCCAACTGGCATGGTGGGATGCACGAAGGCGAGACCGATTGGATCAGCGTCCAAGTGCCCGACGGCAGCGACTGGCTCGAGTACATGCTAGAGGCCGGCCCCAATCCGTCCGCCAAGGTACTTGGTGTCGTCAACCATTTTTCTCTCGGCACTGCACAGATGAGCAACGTCGTTCAGGCTCTCGCCCGTAACCACTGCGAAGGCCCCAACTGCACTAAGACCCAGATGGGCCGCGATGGGAAGATCCAGCTCAACCTTTTTGACCCTGACCTTACCCGCGTCGAGTACATGGAGTTCGTGCCCACCGGCACGCCCTGCTGCTCACCAATCGTAGGCAAGGCTCCTACCGAAGTAGAAGACCGTTAG
- the purD gene encoding phosphoribosylamine--glycine ligase, with protein MKVLVIGGGGREHALVWALRKSSQVTEVICAPGNGGIAQLARCIPCDPSNLHEMVNIVTIEQPGLTVIGPELPLAAGVVDELTRRGHRVFGPTQAAAQLETSKAFAKEFMQRHVIPTAAYGICTTLEQVREELPRFTVPVVVKASGLAAGKGVVICQTHLQAEEAAAQMFSGALLGAPEEEVILEEFLTGDELSFFALCDGTHAIEIASAQDHKRVGEGDTGPNTGGMGAYSTDGIATPAMRSWLLHNVAQKVVDGMRSEREPFKGILFCGIMMSPRGPMVLEFNTRFGDPETEAILLRLETDILDLFNAAIDGTANQLSIAMRPGASVCVIVASGGYPGKYASGRLISGLPSKDDQSAGNQSTEDVVVFHSGTALKDGKIVTAGGRVLAVSAFASELQTALDKAYTELAKISFEGMQFRRDIGHRALRLK; from the coding sequence ATGAAGGTTCTGGTAATTGGTGGTGGTGGTCGTGAACATGCTTTGGTATGGGCTCTCCGCAAGTCGTCTCAAGTCACAGAAGTGATCTGCGCTCCCGGTAACGGCGGTATCGCGCAGCTTGCCCGCTGCATCCCCTGCGATCCATCGAACCTGCACGAGATGGTCAACATCGTTACCATCGAGCAGCCCGGACTCACAGTCATTGGCCCGGAACTCCCACTCGCTGCAGGCGTGGTCGATGAGCTCACCAGGCGCGGCCATCGCGTCTTCGGCCCCACGCAGGCCGCGGCCCAACTCGAGACCAGCAAAGCCTTCGCCAAAGAGTTCATGCAGCGCCATGTCATCCCCACCGCGGCCTACGGCATCTGCACCACGCTCGAGCAGGTTCGCGAAGAGCTGCCTCGCTTCACCGTCCCTGTAGTCGTCAAAGCCTCCGGCCTCGCCGCCGGCAAAGGTGTCGTTATCTGCCAGACCCACCTGCAGGCCGAAGAAGCTGCTGCCCAGATGTTCAGCGGCGCCCTCCTCGGCGCACCAGAGGAGGAGGTCATCCTGGAAGAGTTCCTCACCGGAGACGAGCTCTCCTTCTTTGCGCTCTGCGACGGCACACACGCCATCGAGATCGCGTCCGCACAGGACCACAAGCGCGTCGGCGAGGGCGACACCGGACCCAACACCGGCGGCATGGGAGCCTACTCCACCGACGGTATCGCCACCCCGGCGATGCGAAGCTGGCTCCTCCACAACGTCGCGCAAAAGGTAGTCGATGGGATGCGCTCCGAACGCGAGCCATTCAAGGGGATACTCTTCTGCGGCATCATGATGTCCCCTCGAGGCCCAATGGTCCTCGAGTTCAACACCCGCTTTGGCGACCCCGAGACAGAAGCCATTCTCCTCCGCCTCGAGACGGACATCCTCGACCTCTTCAACGCCGCCATCGACGGTACTGCGAACCAGCTCTCCATCGCCATGCGTCCCGGAGCGAGCGTCTGCGTCATCGTAGCCAGTGGCGGCTACCCCGGCAAGTACGCTTCTGGAAGACTCATCTCCGGGCTTCCTTCAAAAGACGATCAATCCGCAGGCAATCAATCCACCGAAGACGTAGTAGTCTTTCACTCCGGTACTGCTCTCAAAGACGGAAAGATCGTCACCGCCGGAGGCCGCGTCCTCGCTGTCTCCGCCTTCGCCTCGGAGCTTCAGACCGCCCTCGACAAGGCCTATACCGAACTCGCTAAGATCTCGTTCGAAGGAATGCAGTTCCGCCGCGACATCGGCCACCGCGCTCTGCGATTGAAGTAA
- a CDS encoding Nramp family divalent metal transporter has translation MDQSGDVSSSTTAKAAATSTVVAVPRGFFPGFRRNEMWTYFGPAFVASVAYIDPGNFAANIEGGSRFGYRLLWVLLWSNAMAILIQYLSAKLGIVTGLTLPQNCRKHFSRPMTIFLWVAAEVSAIATDLAEFLGAALGLYLLFGPALLAHGWSRTETLFAAALVSAVAVFLILALDLAGYQWLERGIMAFVGVIGICYGFEVFLVHPDWKQAAFHALVPTLDPKNFHSSLYVAVAMLGATVMPHVVYLHSALVQPRREEIVKLPRVDGQSRRRKYLQFELIDVFVAMNGAWLVNSAMIVMSAVAFGHLKDPVTTIEDAHRTLGPLLGPFAATVFAIALLCSGLSSSTVGVMAGQVIIEGFLDIKFSIFLRRLITIIPAIVVIAIGLDPLKILILSQVVLCFTLPFALIPLLVLTNRSSVMRSFVSARRTRIAGWCAVGIILTLNVVLLGQIAMGQ, from the coding sequence TTGGATCAGTCTGGAGACGTGTCGAGTTCTACTACGGCCAAGGCTGCTGCAACGAGCACAGTTGTTGCTGTGCCGAGGGGCTTTTTTCCTGGGTTTCGGCGGAATGAGATGTGGACGTACTTCGGGCCGGCGTTCGTAGCTTCGGTGGCGTACATCGATCCGGGAAACTTTGCGGCGAATATCGAGGGTGGCAGCAGGTTTGGGTATCGACTGCTGTGGGTTTTGCTGTGGTCGAACGCGATGGCGATTCTGATCCAGTATCTTTCCGCAAAGCTGGGGATTGTGACCGGGCTGACGCTGCCGCAGAATTGCCGGAAGCATTTTTCGCGGCCGATGACGATCTTTTTGTGGGTGGCGGCGGAGGTCTCTGCGATCGCGACTGACCTGGCGGAGTTTCTGGGTGCGGCGCTGGGGCTGTACCTGCTGTTTGGGCCGGCGCTGCTGGCTCATGGGTGGTCGCGGACGGAGACATTGTTTGCTGCGGCTCTGGTTTCGGCGGTTGCGGTGTTCCTGATTCTGGCGCTGGACCTTGCGGGGTACCAGTGGCTGGAGCGCGGGATCATGGCGTTCGTTGGGGTGATCGGGATTTGCTATGGGTTTGAGGTGTTTCTGGTTCATCCGGATTGGAAGCAGGCAGCATTCCATGCGCTGGTGCCGACGCTCGATCCGAAGAACTTTCATAGCAGCCTGTATGTTGCGGTCGCGATGCTGGGGGCGACCGTGATGCCGCATGTTGTGTATCTGCACTCGGCGCTGGTGCAGCCCCGGCGGGAGGAGATCGTGAAGCTGCCGAGGGTGGATGGTCAGTCGCGGCGCCGAAAGTATCTGCAGTTTGAGCTGATCGATGTGTTTGTGGCGATGAACGGAGCGTGGCTGGTCAACTCGGCGATGATCGTGATGTCGGCGGTGGCGTTTGGTCATCTCAAAGATCCGGTGACGACGATTGAGGATGCGCACCGGACACTGGGGCCACTGTTAGGGCCGTTTGCTGCGACGGTCTTTGCGATCGCGCTGCTCTGTTCGGGGCTTTCGTCGTCGACGGTGGGGGTGATGGCCGGTCAGGTGATCATTGAAGGGTTCCTCGATATCAAGTTTTCGATCTTCCTGCGCCGGCTGATTACGATCATTCCGGCGATCGTGGTGATTGCGATTGGACTGGACCCGTTAAAGATCCTGATCCTGTCGCAGGTGGTGCTGTGCTTCACGCTGCCGTTTGCGCTGATCCCTCTGCTGGTGCTGACCAATCGCTCGTCCGTGATGCGGAGCTTCGTGAGCGCGCGACGGACGCGGATAGCCGGGTGGTGTGCGGTGGGGATCATCCTGACCCTGAACGTGGTGCTTCTGGGACAGATCGCGATGGGGCAGTAG
- a CDS encoding dihydrofolate reductase family protein has product MAKLVFGLNQSLDGYVDHMQIGPPPPEVSRYFVELVHGLTGFLYGRRTYEVMRYWDEDLPDWDAEDHDFAKVWRSKPKWVVSRSLQSVGPNATLVTDDVEAVIRKLKAELTGEIDVGGPDLVHSLTESGLIDEYRIYLHPIVLGGGKPFFAGPRPRLRFVASDLIGGDVIRLRYVPA; this is encoded by the coding sequence ATGGCGAAACTTGTCTTCGGCTTGAACCAGTCCCTGGATGGCTACGTCGACCACATGCAAATTGGGCCGCCTCCGCCTGAGGTCTCCCGATACTTCGTTGAGCTAGTGCATGGTCTGACGGGTTTCCTATACGGTCGGCGCACGTACGAGGTCATGCGTTATTGGGACGAAGACCTTCCTGACTGGGATGCGGAGGACCATGACTTTGCGAAGGTGTGGCGGAGCAAGCCGAAGTGGGTCGTATCACGTTCGCTCCAGTCAGTTGGCCCCAACGCTACGCTTGTTACGGATGACGTCGAGGCGGTGATACGCAAGCTGAAGGCCGAGCTGACCGGCGAGATTGACGTTGGCGGACCAGACCTGGTGCACAGCCTGACCGAGTCCGGTCTTATCGATGAATATCGAATTTACCTGCATCCCATCGTGCTTGGGGGCGGCAAGCCATTCTTCGCCGGTCCCCGGCCGCGGCTTCGTTTTGTGGCCAGCGATCTCATCGGCGGGGACGTGATTCGGTTGAGGTACGTTCCTGCTTGA
- a CDS encoding VOC family protein codes for MSNLENLRKQAKQYLRWHRERYYPVAAIIRDYLPRFRHLSDPEILAAEFKLADAQELVAREKGFAGWQALRTGAHTVIQPTKQNAALPMSKAQPVLNSVAAHLFVRDINASCEFFVNRLGFAVDFVYGDPPFYGQVSRDNVKLALRHVDEPVFAGDIREREDLVLASITVASVEEIKQLYLTYQAADVPFHQTLKKEPWGARTFVVSDPDGNLILFAGPAD; via the coding sequence ATGTCGAATCTCGAAAACCTCAGGAAACAGGCTAAGCAGTATCTGCGATGGCACCGTGAGCGGTATTACCCGGTCGCTGCCATCATCCGGGACTACTTGCCCCGGTTTCGTCACCTCTCCGATCCGGAGATTCTGGCGGCAGAGTTCAAGCTGGCTGATGCGCAGGAGCTGGTGGCGCGAGAGAAGGGGTTTGCGGGATGGCAGGCGCTCAGGACAGGAGCCCACACCGTGATTCAACCAACGAAGCAAAACGCCGCTCTACCAATGAGCAAGGCTCAACCAGTACTCAATTCCGTTGCCGCACATCTGTTCGTTCGAGACATCAACGCCTCGTGTGAGTTCTTCGTGAATAGGCTCGGCTTTGCGGTGGACTTTGTTTATGGCGATCCACCCTTCTATGGACAGGTCAGCCGGGACAACGTGAAACTTGCCTTGCGGCATGTGGATGAGCCTGTATTCGCGGGAGACATTCGAGAACGCGAGGATTTAGTTCTGGCGTCGATCACGGTAGCGAGTGTAGAGGAGATCAAGCAGCTCTACCTCACGTATCAGGCTGCTGATGTGCCCTTCCATCAAACGCTGAAGAAGGAGCCTTGGGGAGCGAGGACGTTCGTCGTGAGTGACCCAGATGGGAACCTCATTCTTTTCGCTGGGCCTGCCGATTAG
- a CDS encoding YXWGXW repeat-containing protein, with translation MNKLFPRYLLGLSLGITSLAGAVAISGCHKGVEPAAIPDNSGPDPTDANMAPVDNTQPQAAAAPQSRVLGIRSQAQPQQSSEQYAPQAPPPQNEAYTAAQTAQPPANYDDNYNYNAPPADDQVDAGQQAIEEANEPPPPLPVYQQPEAPAPNYLWTPGYWGYAPVGYYWVPGAWCAPPFYGALWTPAYWGFFGNRYILHRGFWGPHIGFYGGINYGYGYTGNGYHGGYWQGNNFYYNRSVNNINTTRITNVYNRTVIVNNTTINRVSYNGGRGGINVRPQPAEIAANRGPRVPPMTTQIQNQREAAQNRQQFYNVNKGRPALVASPRPIQAVARPVPASMVQPNRPGQPATRPGEVNRPAVQPENRPAVQPVRPGQPQTRPVQPEVRPNQPQTRPVQPEVRPGQPQTRPVQPTQPQVRPNQPETRPTQPTQPQVRPTQPQTRPVQPDNRPAQPQVRPTQPETRPVQPQPQTRPVQPQPQSRPAQPQEVRPTQPQSRPEQQSRPPQQQERPSQPQPRPQNVSRPAPQQSRPQPQQRQVSAPRPQPQPHEEGRPH, from the coding sequence ATGAACAAACTATTTCCCAGGTATCTTTTAGGACTTTCGCTCGGCATCACATCTCTCGCAGGCGCTGTAGCCATCTCCGGATGTCACAAGGGAGTTGAGCCAGCGGCCATCCCCGACAACTCAGGCCCCGACCCCACCGACGCCAACATGGCACCCGTCGATAACACCCAGCCCCAGGCCGCGGCCGCACCACAAAGCCGAGTCCTCGGCATCCGTTCTCAGGCGCAGCCCCAGCAGAGCAGTGAGCAATATGCTCCTCAGGCCCCACCGCCGCAAAATGAGGCCTATACGGCCGCTCAAACCGCTCAGCCTCCCGCCAACTACGACGACAACTACAACTACAACGCCCCTCCCGCAGACGATCAGGTAGACGCCGGCCAGCAGGCCATCGAAGAAGCCAACGAGCCGCCTCCGCCGCTCCCCGTCTATCAGCAACCCGAAGCCCCCGCGCCCAACTATCTCTGGACCCCCGGCTACTGGGGATACGCCCCCGTCGGCTACTACTGGGTTCCCGGCGCATGGTGCGCTCCTCCCTTCTACGGCGCCCTCTGGACTCCCGCCTATTGGGGATTCTTCGGTAATCGCTACATCCTGCATCGCGGCTTCTGGGGCCCTCACATCGGCTTCTACGGCGGCATCAACTATGGCTACGGCTACACCGGCAACGGCTATCACGGCGGTTACTGGCAGGGGAATAACTTCTACTACAACCGCTCCGTCAACAACATTAACACCACGCGGATCACCAACGTCTACAACCGCACGGTCATCGTGAACAACACGACCATCAACCGCGTCTCCTACAACGGCGGCCGTGGCGGCATCAACGTTCGTCCGCAGCCCGCCGAGATCGCCGCCAATCGCGGCCCTCGCGTTCCGCCCATGACCACGCAGATTCAGAACCAACGCGAAGCCGCACAAAACCGCCAGCAGTTCTACAACGTGAACAAGGGCCGTCCTGCCTTGGTCGCCTCACCGCGTCCCATTCAGGCGGTCGCTCGGCCTGTCCCCGCCTCAATGGTGCAGCCGAACCGACCCGGCCAACCGGCAACCCGTCCCGGGGAAGTCAACCGCCCCGCCGTTCAACCGGAAAATCGTCCAGCCGTGCAGCCCGTCCGCCCTGGCCAACCGCAAACTCGGCCGGTTCAACCCGAGGTACGTCCTAACCAACCTCAGACGCGGCCTGTACAACCGGAAGTTCGTCCTGGCCAGCCTCAAACCCGGCCAGTCCAACCCACACAGCCTCAGGTACGCCCAAATCAGCCTGAGACCCGCCCCACTCAACCAACGCAACCTCAGGTCCGCCCGACTCAGCCTCAGACGCGGCCCGTCCAACCGGACAACCGTCCAGCCCAACCTCAGGTGCGTCCCACCCAGCCCGAGACCCGGCCGGTTCAGCCTCAGCCACAAACCCGGCCGGTCCAACCCCAGCCACAGTCTCGCCCTGCGCAGCCACAAGAAGTAAGGCCAACGCAACCGCAGTCCCGTCCCGAGCAGCAGTCCCGCCCGCCACAACAACAGGAGCGGCCAAGCCAGCCACAGCCCCGTCCGCAGAACGTATCTCGTCCCGCACCTCAGCAATCGAGGCCTCAACCCCAGCAAAGGCAGGTCTCAGCACCCAGACCTCAGCCCCAGCCACACGAGGAGGGACGGCCCCACTAA